From Stenotrophomonas maltophilia, a single genomic window includes:
- the murB gene encoding UDP-N-acetylmuramate dehydrogenase, whose amino-acid sequence MDTTDGAAPLRWTLTRNAPLQALNTFHVQASAAQLLELHDPALLPDVLALPEVANGPLLVLGSGSNVLIAEDLPGTVLVFGNRDISFLEHRADHAVIRAGAGVPWHGLVMWSLQEGLSGLENLALIPGTAGAAPIQNIGAYGAQVGEFIQAVEAWDCHDQAWVRLDNEQCGFAYRDSVFKQQMDRYLITSIELKLPLLHDLRMDYAGIREELQAQGVELPGAVDVANAVIAIRRRKLPDPDVLGNAGSFFKNPVLPLEQVDVLLQHFPDLPVFPSDQEGKRKVSAAWMIESCGWKGFREGDAGVAPSHALVLVNHGNATGAELLALARRISASVLEKFGVPIEPEPRLLGAQW is encoded by the coding sequence ATGGACACCACCGACGGCGCCGCACCGCTGCGCTGGACGCTCACCCGCAATGCGCCGCTGCAGGCGCTGAACACCTTCCACGTGCAGGCCAGCGCCGCACAGCTGCTGGAACTGCACGATCCCGCACTGCTACCGGACGTGCTGGCGCTGCCCGAGGTAGCCAACGGCCCGCTGCTGGTGCTGGGCAGCGGCAGCAACGTGCTGATCGCCGAAGACCTGCCCGGCACCGTGCTGGTGTTCGGCAACCGTGACATCAGTTTCCTTGAACACCGCGCCGACCACGCGGTGATCCGCGCCGGTGCCGGCGTGCCCTGGCACGGCCTGGTCATGTGGTCACTGCAGGAAGGCCTGTCCGGGCTGGAGAACCTGGCGCTGATTCCAGGCACCGCTGGTGCCGCGCCGATCCAGAACATCGGCGCCTATGGCGCGCAGGTCGGAGAATTCATCCAGGCCGTCGAAGCCTGGGACTGCCATGACCAGGCCTGGGTGCGGCTGGACAACGAGCAGTGTGGTTTCGCTTACCGCGACAGCGTCTTCAAGCAGCAGATGGACCGCTACCTGATCACCTCCATCGAGCTGAAGCTGCCGCTGCTGCATGACCTGCGCATGGACTACGCCGGCATCCGCGAGGAACTGCAGGCGCAGGGCGTGGAACTGCCCGGCGCGGTGGACGTGGCCAATGCAGTGATCGCGATCCGCCGCCGCAAGCTGCCCGACCCCGACGTGCTCGGCAACGCTGGCAGCTTCTTCAAGAACCCGGTGTTGCCGCTGGAACAGGTCGACGTACTGCTGCAGCATTTCCCGGATCTGCCGGTGTTCCCGTCCGACCAGGAAGGCAAGCGCAAGGTCTCGGCCGCCTGGATGATCGAATCCTGTGGCTGGAAGGGTTTCCGCGAGGGCGATGCCGGGGTGGCACCGAGCCATGCGCTGGTACTGGTCAACCACGGCAACGCCACTGGCGCTGAACTGCTGGCATTGGCACGCCGCATCTCGGCCTCGGTGCTGGAGAAATTCGGCGTGCCGATCGAACCGGAGCCCCGCCTGCTCGGCGCACAGTGGTGA
- a CDS encoding quinone-dependent dihydroorotate dehydrogenase: protein MYSLARPFLFSLDAERAHGLGLSALDLAYRIGTTPLLAARIAPMPSTVFGLTFPNPVGLAAGLDKNGEHIDALFALGFGFVEIGTITPRPQAGNPQPRLFRLPEHNAIINRMGFNNAGVDALVRNVERARNRRGLLGINIGKNKDTPNEQAVDDYIACLDKVYPLADYITVNISSPNTAGLRELQEETALRQLVSQLRDRQEALAAQHGRRVPMLVKVAPDLSERDIDAAARVLGELKVDGVIATNTTVDHSKVAGDPLANEAGGLSGAPVLEQSTLVLRRLRARLPESVPLVGVGGILSGADAVAKMAAGAALVQCYSGLIFRGPALVSECVEAIRRRREAPSRGAVAPL from the coding sequence ATGTATTCGCTTGCCCGCCCCTTCCTGTTCTCGCTCGACGCCGAGCGCGCCCACGGCCTCGGCCTGTCCGCACTGGACCTGGCCTATCGCATCGGCACCACGCCGCTGCTGGCCGCCCGCATCGCGCCGATGCCGAGCACCGTGTTCGGGCTGACCTTCCCCAATCCGGTTGGCCTGGCCGCCGGCCTGGACAAGAACGGCGAGCACATCGATGCGCTGTTCGCACTCGGCTTCGGCTTCGTCGAGATCGGCACCATCACCCCGCGCCCGCAGGCCGGCAATCCACAGCCGCGCCTGTTCCGCCTGCCGGAACACAACGCGATCATCAACCGCATGGGCTTCAACAATGCGGGCGTGGATGCGCTGGTGCGCAACGTCGAGCGCGCGCGCAACCGCCGTGGCCTGCTCGGCATCAACATCGGCAAGAACAAGGACACCCCCAACGAACAGGCCGTGGATGACTACATCGCCTGCCTGGACAAGGTGTACCCGTTGGCGGACTACATCACCGTCAACATCTCCTCGCCCAACACCGCCGGCCTGCGTGAACTGCAGGAGGAAACCGCGCTGCGCCAGCTGGTCAGCCAGCTGCGCGACCGCCAGGAGGCACTGGCCGCACAGCACGGCCGCCGCGTGCCGATGCTGGTGAAGGTGGCGCCGGACCTGAGCGAGCGTGACATCGATGCCGCTGCGCGCGTGCTGGGCGAACTGAAGGTGGACGGCGTGATCGCCACCAACACCACCGTCGACCACAGCAAGGTGGCCGGCGACCCGTTGGCCAACGAAGCCGGCGGCCTGTCCGGCGCACCGGTGCTGGAGCAGTCCACGCTGGTGCTGCGCCGCCTGCGCGCGCGCCTGCCCGAGTCGGTACCGCTGGTCGGTGTCGGCGGCATCCTGTCCGGCGCCGATGCAGTGGCCAAGATGGCCGCCGGTGCCGCGCTGGTGCAGTGCTACAGCGGCCTGATCTTCCGCGGCCCGGCGCTGGTCTCCGAGTGCGTGGAGGCGATCCGTCGCCGCCGCGAAGCGCCCAGCCGTGGCGCGGTGGCGCCGCTGTGA
- a CDS encoding class I SAM-dependent methyltransferase, translating to MTASDSTERFSSRVADYVRYRPDYPPALLQWLHGPMGVSHQALVADIGAGTGISSRLFLATGHPVVAVEPNAAMRGAAEAWLAPQYPQFRAVDGRAEATGLDDASIDLVSVAQAFHWFDTVAVRAEWQRILRPGGQALIYWNSRLLDASPFLVGYEQLLLDYGTDYSAVAERYQDDATMQAWFGTGLRGMVQLPNVQYLDLDALRGRLLSSSYAPQPGHPRHAPMIDALQDLFAAHAVDGQVAFEYQTRAFLGTLD from the coding sequence ATGACCGCCTCCGACAGCACTGAACGCTTCAGCAGCCGCGTCGCCGACTACGTCCGCTACCGGCCCGATTACCCGCCCGCGCTGCTGCAATGGCTGCACGGCCCGATGGGCGTCAGCCATCAGGCGCTGGTGGCCGACATCGGCGCCGGCACCGGCATCTCCAGCCGCCTGTTCCTGGCCACCGGCCATCCGGTGGTTGCCGTTGAGCCGAATGCGGCCATGCGCGGCGCCGCCGAAGCATGGCTGGCACCGCAGTATCCGCAGTTCCGTGCGGTCGACGGCCGCGCCGAAGCGACCGGCCTGGACGATGCCAGCATCGATCTGGTGAGCGTCGCGCAGGCCTTCCACTGGTTCGACACCGTGGCGGTGCGCGCCGAGTGGCAGCGCATCCTGCGCCCGGGCGGCCAGGCACTGATCTACTGGAACTCGCGCCTGCTTGACGCCAGCCCGTTCCTGGTCGGCTACGAGCAGCTGCTGCTGGACTACGGCACCGACTACAGCGCGGTGGCCGAACGCTACCAGGACGACGCCACCATGCAGGCCTGGTTCGGCACTGGGCTGCGCGGCATGGTGCAGCTGCCGAACGTGCAGTACCTGGACCTGGACGCCCTGCGCGGTCGCCTGTTGTCTTCTTCCTACGCACCGCAACCCGGTCATCCGCGCCACGCGCCGATGATCGATGCCCTGCAGGACCTGTTCGCCGCCCACGCGGTCGACGGCCAGGTCGCTTTTGAATATCAAACCCGAGCCTTCCTCGGCACGCTGGACTGA
- a CDS encoding DUF4190 domain-containing protein yields MSVAPRQTSALAVVSLVMGIASWTVLPFVASIVAIVTGHMARAEIRRRPLELEGDGLAVTGLVLGWVMVGAVIAAILVFILFFGGLAWLAAVSS; encoded by the coding sequence ATGAGCGTGGCACCCCGACAGACAAGCGCCCTGGCCGTGGTCAGCCTGGTCATGGGCATCGCCAGCTGGACCGTCCTGCCCTTCGTGGCCAGCATCGTCGCCATCGTCACCGGCCACATGGCCCGCGCCGAAATCCGCCGCCGCCCGCTTGAACTTGAAGGTGACGGCCTGGCCGTCACCGGGCTGGTGCTGGGCTGGGTGATGGTCGGCGCGGTGATCGCCGCGATCCTGGTCTTCATCCTGTTCTTCGGCGGCCTGGCCTGGCTCGCCGCTGTATCGAGCTGA